The following is a genomic window from Salinibacterium sp. UTAS2018.
CTCGGCGCTCAACCGAATCGGTGCCCACAGTGAGACCACCGGCATGATTGGTGACCGCATGGACACCGACATCGTCGCCGGCATCGAGGCCGGACTTCATACCGTCTTGGTGCTCACCGGAATCAGCGATCAAAAAGAGATTGACCTCTACCCGTTCCGCCCGACTGAGGTTCTCGACAGCGTCGCAGACCTGTTGCGCTAGCGCCTCGAGCGCGTGGCTGACGGCCGCGCGCTCGGCGAGCGAAGTGCGGTGGAGGTGCTCCCTCCACTACGGCGGGCTAGTTTTCGGGCGTTTGCGGTTGAGCTACGGATGCCGTGAGGGCATCGTCTCCCGCTCGCGTCGCGAAGCAGTAGTAGTCGCGGTTTCCGGCATCCCACTCGGACGCCGTCGCAGCGAAGCTTGCCGTAATCTCCAGATCAGCAAACGACTCTGCCGCGGCGAAGTCGATCACGGCATCAGTGGAACAGGCTCGCGCGGTGCGCGCCGCGAGCTCGCCCTCATCCGGATAAGGATCGGATGCGGCATCCTCAAACGTCCCGACCGTCAAGAGCTGCGCGGCGTGCGGCTGAGCACAGTCAATAACCGTGTACTCCTGTTCCCACGCCGAGGCGAAGGGTTCGAGGCACTCGCCCCCCGCAATCTCGTTCCATTGGTAGGTTCCGGGAGGCACGGGCCCGACGACGGGAAGAGTTTCTGTGGGGACAGCGGTCGGACTGGCCGACACCGCAACTGCGGGTTCAGCATTCTCCCCGATGCGCGTACCGAGCAGGAACAGTGCCACCAGCGCCAGTGCCGCAACGAGCCCACCGCCGACCGCTATCGCGATCAATTGGCCGCGCGGAATCGGGGGGCGAGGAGGTGGAGGAACCCGCTGTCGCACGACGACAGCCGACGGCTGAGGCGTGAGGAGTTGGTCTTCGTACTCGACAAATTTGTCTTCGCCGAAAAGGTCACCCACGGCATCGTGCTCTACGGACTCTGCATCGGCTGAGATTCCGGCGAGTGATTGAGCACTCAGAATTTCGGTGGCGCCCTCGAGGGCGGGATCAACGCCGGGAGGGAAATGGCTCTGACGCCGGGTGGGAGCATCCATTGCTGCCGTGGGCAGGTCAGCGACATCCATTGCGCCGGTGGGGAGATCGCTGATGTCCATTGCACCGGTGGGCAGGTCTGCGACATCCATTGCGCCCGTGGGCAAGTCGCTGAGGTTCATTGCGCTCGTCGGCAACTCCGCGATGTTCATCGCTTCGGTTGCGGGCGGCTCAACGAGCGGCGCCGGCTGCGCAGTGGGCGCGGGCTCGGGCTCGGGAGTGGGCGCGGGCTCGGGCTCGGGCTCGGGCTCGGGAGTGGGCGCGGGCCGGTTCTCGTCGTCGAGGGGAGGCAGCCTGAGTAGCCCAGTCACTTCTGGAACGGCCAGGGGCGCCGCGGCCGCGGACGTTGCCGGAGCGGGAGTTAGCGGAGGCAGCGGGACTTGGAGCGCGTTTGCGGCAGGGGCGACCGGTGCTGCCGGTGCGACCGGTGTTGCGGGTGCGGCGGGTGCGGCTGGCAGCACGGGAGGAATCGGAGGTGCCGCCGAAGCTCGTGGCGTGGGCGCCTCCGCCGCCCCGGCATCCACGTCAAATTGGCGAGGCAGCGCGCGGGTGGGCTCCTCTGTCTGGCGAGGCAGCACGCGGGTGGGCTCCTCGGGCTCGCTCGGGTCCACAGCATCGCCGGGCGGTGACGCCGGAGTCTCCGGAGTCGCCTCGGGGTCACTCGGAGTCAGCCCCCAGTTGAAGAAGGACTGTCGAGGCTCGTTGCCGTCGCCGGCTCCCGAGGAATTCTCTCCGGATGTCACGGAGTCAGCCCCAGTTCACCCAGCCCAATCGCGGAGTAGTAGGGGTAGCCAGCGGCCTCGATGCGCTCCTTGGCGCCCGTATCCCGATCCACAACCACGGCAACGCCGGCAATAATCGCACCGACCTTTTCGAGAGCTTCGATCGCGGCGAGCGGCGAGCCACCCGTGGTGGAGGTGTCTTCGAGAACGATGACGCGCTTGCCCTCAAGCTCGGGGCCTTCGACCTGACGGCCGCGGCCGTGATCCTTGGGCTCCTTGCGAACAACGAAGGCATGGTAATTGAGGCCGCGAGCGGCACCCTGGTGAAGAATGGCGGAAGCGATCGGGTCGGCGCCCATCGTCATCCCGCCGACAGCGAAGATGTCGGGAACGTCGGCGATGAGGTCAATCATGACCTGACCGATCAGCGGGGCGACGCGGTGGTCGAGGCTCACGCGACGCATGTCGACGTAGTAGGAGGCCTTCTTTCCGCTCGTCAGAGTGAAGTCGCCGTGGAACACGGCATCGGCGGAAATGTGCTCAATGAGCTGCTGCTTGGCGTCGGTCACGAGTACAGAATACCCATTGCGGGCAATCCCTTAAAGGCTGCCCTGGCCCAGGATCAGCAAAGCGCCCGAGAAAACGACGCCGATAAAGCCCAAGATGGCCACGATGATGGCGTTGCGCCGGTCAAGGCGATCGGCCTGTTCCGCCTGCTTGGCCTGTTCGAGACACTGCTCCGCTTCGGCGTCGGCGAGACTCAGCGGGTTCATGTTCTGACTGTACGCGGTGGCTCCGACACTGTCG
Proteins encoded in this region:
- a CDS encoding septum formation family protein, yielding MTSGENSSGAGDGNEPRQSFFNWGLTPSDPEATPETPASPPGDAVDPSEPEEPTRVLPRQTEEPTRALPRQFDVDAGAAEAPTPRASAAPPIPPVLPAAPAAPATPVAPAAPVAPAANALQVPLPPLTPAPATSAAAAPLAVPEVTGLLRLPPLDDENRPAPTPEPEPEPEPAPTPEPEPAPTAQPAPLVEPPATEAMNIAELPTSAMNLSDLPTGAMDVADLPTGAMDISDLPTGAMDVADLPTAAMDAPTRRQSHFPPGVDPALEGATEILSAQSLAGISADAESVEHDAVGDLFGEDKFVEYEDQLLTPQPSAVVVRQRVPPPPRPPIPRGQLIAIAVGGGLVAALALVALFLLGTRIGENAEPAVAVSASPTAVPTETLPVVGPVPPGTYQWNEIAGGECLEPFASAWEQEYTVIDCAQPHAAQLLTVGTFEDAASDPYPDEGELAARTARACSTDAVIDFAAAESFADLEITASFAATASEWDAGNRDYYCFATRAGDDALTASVAQPQTPEN
- the pyrE gene encoding orotate phosphoribosyltransferase, with amino-acid sequence MTDAKQQLIEHISADAVFHGDFTLTSGKKASYYVDMRRVSLDHRVAPLIGQVMIDLIADVPDIFAVGGMTMGADPIASAILHQGAARGLNYHAFVVRKEPKDHGRGRQVEGPELEGKRVIVLEDTSTTGGSPLAAIEALEKVGAIIAGVAVVVDRDTGAKERIEAAGYPYYSAIGLGELGLTP